A section of the Malania oleifera isolate guangnan ecotype guangnan chromosome 2, ASM2987363v1, whole genome shotgun sequence genome encodes:
- the LOC131148545 gene encoding ubiquitin-activating enzyme E1 1 isoform X2, which yields MLPRKRAVEGEVVDDNSGASLKKHRIGCVISSPTKEAVTTGNSNSDNNSSSEINERIVGNSNTNHSGSSVVEPPPTMALDDGNPQDIDEDLHSRQLAVYGRETMRRLFASNVLISGMQGLGAEIAKNLVLAGVKSVTLHDEGSVELWDLSSNFIFSENDIGKNRALASVQKLQELNNAVVISTLTTKLTIEQLSDFQAVVFTDISFEKAIEFNDYCRSHKPPISFIKAEVRGLFGSIFCDFGPQFTVFDVDGEEPHTGIIASISNDNPALVSCVDDERLEFQDGDLVVFSEVHGMTELNDGKPRKIKSARPYSFTLEEDTTNFGTYIKGGIVTQVKQPKVLNFKPLKEALSDPGDFLLSDFSKFDRPPLLHLAFQALDKFVSEVGHFPVGGSEEDAQKLISIASDINESLGDGRLEDINPKLLRHFAFGSRAVLNPMAAMFGGIVGQEVVKACSGKFHPLYQFFYFDSVESLPTEPLDSSDFRPLNSRYDAQISVFGSKLQKKLEDAKVFIVGSGALGCEFLKNVALMGVSCGNNGKLTITDDDVIEKSNLSRQFLFRDWNIGQAKSTVAASVAASMNTHLNIEALQNRVGPETENVFDDAFWENLSIVINALDNVNARLYVDQRCLYFQKPLLESGTLGAKCNTQMVIPHLTENYGASRDPPEKQAPMCTVHSFPHNIDHCLTWARSEFEGLLEKTPAEVNAFLSNPSEYASAMRNAGDAQARDNLERVLECLDRERCETFQDCITWARLKFEDYFANRVKQLIFTFPEDAATSTGAPFWSAPKRFPHSLQFSAADLGHLHFVMAASILRAETFGIPVPDWAKHPKKLAEAVEKVMVPEFQPKKGVKIVTDEKATSLSTASVDDAAVINDLISKIELSRSSLTPGFRMKPIQFEKDDDTNFHMDLIAGFANMRARNYSIPEVDKLKAKFIAGRIIPAIATSTAMATGLVCLELYKVLDGGHKLEDYRNTFANLALPLFSMAEPVPPKVFKHRDMSWTVWDRWILKDNPTLRELIQWLKDKGLNAYSISCGSCLLYNSMFPRHRERMDRKVVDLARDVAKVELPPYRRHLDVVVACEDDEDNDIDIPLVSIYFR from the exons ATGCTTCCCAGAAAGAGAGCTGTCGAAGGAGAGGTTGTAGACGACAACTCAGGAGCTTCGCTCAAGAAGCATCGGATCGGTTGCGTGATCTCTTCGCCCACCAAGGAAGCCGTCACCACGGGGAACAGCAACAGCGACAACAACAGCAGCAGTGAAATCAACGAGAGGATCGTCGGTAACAGTAACACTAATCACAGCGGCAGTAGCGTAGTTGAACCGCCACCCACGATGGCCTTGGACGACGGTAATCCGCAGGACATTGACGAGGATCTGCACAGCCGCCAGCTCGCTGTGTACGGCCGTGAGACGATGCGACGGCTCTTTGCCTCCAACGTCCTCATCTCGGGGATGCAGGGACTTGGTGCTGAAatcg CAAAGAATCTTGTTCTTGCTGGTGTCAAATCTGTGACCCTGCATGATGAGGGTTCGGTTGAATTGTGGGACCTGTCCAGCAATTTCATTTTTTCTGAAAATGATATTGGGAAGAACAGGGCACTTGCTTCTGTTCAGAAGCTGCAAGAACTCAACAATGCTGTGGTCATTTCTACCTTAACAACAAAGTTAACGATAGAACAACTTTCTGATTTTCAG GCTGTTGTGTTTACTGACATCAGTTTTGAGAAGGCCATTGAGTTCAATGATTATTGCCGTAGTCACAAGCCTCCTATCTCTTTCATCAAGGCTGAAGTTAGAGGTCTTTTTGGTAGTATATTTTGTGATTTCGGTCCTCAGTTTACTGTTTTTGATGTTGATGGAGAGGAACCGCACACGGGTATAATTGCATCTATCAGCAATGACAATCCTGCACTAGTGTCATGTGTTGATGATGAAAGGCTCGAGTTTCAGGATGGGGATCTTGTTGTGTTTTCTGAAGTTCATGGAATGACAGAATTAAATGATGGAAAACCAAGAAAGATTAAAAGTGCAAGGCCTTACTCGTTCACCCTTGAGGAGGACACTACAAATTTTGGTACCTACATTAAAGGGGGAATTGTCACACAGGTGAAACAGCCCAAGGTTTTGAACTTTAAGCCATTGAAAGAAGCACTCAGTGATCCTGGAGATTTTCTTCTGAGTGATTTCTCTAAATTTGATCGTCCACCTCTCTTACACTTGGCATTCCAAGCGCTGGATAAGTTTGTATCTGAGGTGGGACACTTTCCTGTTGGTGGTTCAGAAGAGGATGCTCAGAAGCTGATATCTATTGCCAGTGACATCAATGAGAGCTTGGGAGATGGTAGACTGGAAGATATTAACCCAAAGCTTTTGCGGCACTTTGCATTTGGTTCCAGAGCAGTATTGAACCCCATGGCTGCAATGTTTGGTGGTATTGTTGGACAGGAGGTTGTGAAGGCATGCTCTGGAAAGTTTCACCCTCTTTATCAG TTCTTCTACTTTGACTCTGTTGAGTCACTCCCTACTGAGCCATTGGATTCCAGTGATTTCAGACCATTGAATAGCCGTTATGATGCCCAAATTTCCGTGTTTGGTTCCAAGCTCCAGAAGAAACTGGAGGATGCTAAAGTGTTCATTGTAGGATCTGGTGCACTAGGCTGTGAATTCTTGAAGAATGTTGCTCTAATGGGGGTTTCATGTGGCAACAATGGGAAGCTAACAATTACTGACGATGATGTCATTGAGAAGAGTAACCTAAGTAGGCAGTTCCTTTTCCGTGATTGGAACATTGGGCAAGCCAAGTCCACTGTTGCTGCTTCTGTTGCTGCATCAATGAATACTCATCTCAATATTGAAGCCTTGCAGAACCGTGTGGGTCCTGAGACTGAGAATGTATTTGATGATGCATTCTGGGAGAATTTGAGCATTGTCATCAATGCATTAGACAATGTCAATGCCCGGCTATATGTTGATCAAAGGTGCTTATATTTCCAGAAACCACTCCTTGAGTCAGGGACCCTCGGTGCCAAATGCAACACTCAGATGGTTATACCCCACCTCACAGAAAACTATGGTGCCTCAAGAGATCCACCAGAGAAGCAAGCGCCCATGTGCACAGTGCATTCATTCCCACACAACATTGATCATTGCTTGACATGGGCTCGATCTGAGTTTGAGGGTTTGCTTGAGAAAACACCAGCTGAAGTTAATGCATTTCTGTCCAATCCTAGTGAATATGCATCTGCAATGAGGAATGCTGGAGATGCCCAGGCAAGGGATAACTTGGAACGTGTGCTCGAGTGCCTGGACAGGGAAAGATGTGAAACATTCCAGGACTGCATCACATGGGCCCGCCTAAA GTTTGAAGATTATTTTGCTAATCGCGTGAAGCAGTTAATTTTTACTTTTCCTGAAGATGCTGCAACCAGTACTGGGGCTCCATTTTGGTCGGCCCCCAAGCGATTTCCTCATTCACTGCAGTTCTCAGCAGCTGATCTAGGTCACCTCCATTTTGTCATGGCAGCATCCATACTGCGGGCAGAGACATTTGGCATCCCAGTGCCGGATTGGGCCAAGCATCCCAAGAAATTGGCTGAAGCTGTTGAAAAAGTGATGGTACCAGAATTTCAGCCAAAGAAAGGTGTGAAAATTGTGACAGATGAGAAAGCTACTAGCCTCTCTACCGCATCTGTAGATGATGCTGCAGTCATTAATGACCTAATTAGCAAGATAGAGCTGTCCCGGTCGAGTCTGACTCCAGGGTTCAGAATGAAACCAATTCAGTTTGAGAAG GACGATGATACAAACTTCCACATGGACCTAATAGCAGGGTTTGCCAACATGAGGGCGAGGAACTACAGCATTCCGGAGGTCGACAAACTGAAAGCCAAGTTTATAGCTGGGCGGATCATTCCGGCAATTGCAACCTCCACGGCAATGGCTACTGGCCTCGTGTGCCTGGAACTGTACAAGGTTCTAGATGGAGGGCACAAGCTCGAGGACTACCGGAACACTTTTGCCAACCTCGCACTCCCTCTCTTTTCTATGGCCGAGCCAGTCCCACCAAAGGTCTTCAAGCACCGAGACATGAGCTGGACCGTTTGGGACAGGTGGATTCTCAAAGACAACCCTACTCTGAGGGAACTCATCCAGTGGCTCAAGGACAAGGGGCTAAACGCATATAGCATCTCATGTGGAAGTTGCCTGCTTTACAATAGTATGTTCCCCCGGCACCGAGAGAGGATGGATAGAAAGGTCGTGGATCTGGCGAGGGATGTGGCCAAGGTGGAATTGCCACCATATCGTCGGCACTTGGATGTTGTAGTGGCATGTGAGGATGATGAAGATAATGATATTGACATCCCACTGGTATCCATTTATTTCCGCTAG
- the LOC131148545 gene encoding ubiquitin-activating enzyme E1 1 isoform X1, which produces MLRLGMGLGLGLGLGFSVVAGFVCEECLDLNFLNVSLLMICSVGVCWIFSSLLHFMLPRKRAVEGEVVDDNSGASLKKHRIGCVISSPTKEAVTTGNSNSDNNSSSEINERIVGNSNTNHSGSSVVEPPPTMALDDGNPQDIDEDLHSRQLAVYGRETMRRLFASNVLISGMQGLGAEIAKNLVLAGVKSVTLHDEGSVELWDLSSNFIFSENDIGKNRALASVQKLQELNNAVVISTLTTKLTIEQLSDFQAVVFTDISFEKAIEFNDYCRSHKPPISFIKAEVRGLFGSIFCDFGPQFTVFDVDGEEPHTGIIASISNDNPALVSCVDDERLEFQDGDLVVFSEVHGMTELNDGKPRKIKSARPYSFTLEEDTTNFGTYIKGGIVTQVKQPKVLNFKPLKEALSDPGDFLLSDFSKFDRPPLLHLAFQALDKFVSEVGHFPVGGSEEDAQKLISIASDINESLGDGRLEDINPKLLRHFAFGSRAVLNPMAAMFGGIVGQEVVKACSGKFHPLYQFFYFDSVESLPTEPLDSSDFRPLNSRYDAQISVFGSKLQKKLEDAKVFIVGSGALGCEFLKNVALMGVSCGNNGKLTITDDDVIEKSNLSRQFLFRDWNIGQAKSTVAASVAASMNTHLNIEALQNRVGPETENVFDDAFWENLSIVINALDNVNARLYVDQRCLYFQKPLLESGTLGAKCNTQMVIPHLTENYGASRDPPEKQAPMCTVHSFPHNIDHCLTWARSEFEGLLEKTPAEVNAFLSNPSEYASAMRNAGDAQARDNLERVLECLDRERCETFQDCITWARLKFEDYFANRVKQLIFTFPEDAATSTGAPFWSAPKRFPHSLQFSAADLGHLHFVMAASILRAETFGIPVPDWAKHPKKLAEAVEKVMVPEFQPKKGVKIVTDEKATSLSTASVDDAAVINDLISKIELSRSSLTPGFRMKPIQFEKDDDTNFHMDLIAGFANMRARNYSIPEVDKLKAKFIAGRIIPAIATSTAMATGLVCLELYKVLDGGHKLEDYRNTFANLALPLFSMAEPVPPKVFKHRDMSWTVWDRWILKDNPTLRELIQWLKDKGLNAYSISCGSCLLYNSMFPRHRERMDRKVVDLARDVAKVELPPYRRHLDVVVACEDDEDNDIDIPLVSIYFR; this is translated from the exons ATGTTGAGGTTAGGGATGGGGTTAGGGTTgggattggggttagggttttcggTAGTTGCTGGATTTGTGTGCGAGGAGTGTTTGGATCTTAACTTCTTGAACGTCTCTTTGTTGATGATCTGCTCGGTGGGGGTGTGTTGGATTTTCAGCAGCTTATTGCACTTTATGCTTCCCAGAAAGAGAGCTGTCGAAGGAGAGGTTGTAGACGACAACTCAGGAGCTTCGCTCAAGAAGCATCGGATCGGTTGCGTGATCTCTTCGCCCACCAAGGAAGCCGTCACCACGGGGAACAGCAACAGCGACAACAACAGCAGCAGTGAAATCAACGAGAGGATCGTCGGTAACAGTAACACTAATCACAGCGGCAGTAGCGTAGTTGAACCGCCACCCACGATGGCCTTGGACGACGGTAATCCGCAGGACATTGACGAGGATCTGCACAGCCGCCAGCTCGCTGTGTACGGCCGTGAGACGATGCGACGGCTCTTTGCCTCCAACGTCCTCATCTCGGGGATGCAGGGACTTGGTGCTGAAatcg CAAAGAATCTTGTTCTTGCTGGTGTCAAATCTGTGACCCTGCATGATGAGGGTTCGGTTGAATTGTGGGACCTGTCCAGCAATTTCATTTTTTCTGAAAATGATATTGGGAAGAACAGGGCACTTGCTTCTGTTCAGAAGCTGCAAGAACTCAACAATGCTGTGGTCATTTCTACCTTAACAACAAAGTTAACGATAGAACAACTTTCTGATTTTCAG GCTGTTGTGTTTACTGACATCAGTTTTGAGAAGGCCATTGAGTTCAATGATTATTGCCGTAGTCACAAGCCTCCTATCTCTTTCATCAAGGCTGAAGTTAGAGGTCTTTTTGGTAGTATATTTTGTGATTTCGGTCCTCAGTTTACTGTTTTTGATGTTGATGGAGAGGAACCGCACACGGGTATAATTGCATCTATCAGCAATGACAATCCTGCACTAGTGTCATGTGTTGATGATGAAAGGCTCGAGTTTCAGGATGGGGATCTTGTTGTGTTTTCTGAAGTTCATGGAATGACAGAATTAAATGATGGAAAACCAAGAAAGATTAAAAGTGCAAGGCCTTACTCGTTCACCCTTGAGGAGGACACTACAAATTTTGGTACCTACATTAAAGGGGGAATTGTCACACAGGTGAAACAGCCCAAGGTTTTGAACTTTAAGCCATTGAAAGAAGCACTCAGTGATCCTGGAGATTTTCTTCTGAGTGATTTCTCTAAATTTGATCGTCCACCTCTCTTACACTTGGCATTCCAAGCGCTGGATAAGTTTGTATCTGAGGTGGGACACTTTCCTGTTGGTGGTTCAGAAGAGGATGCTCAGAAGCTGATATCTATTGCCAGTGACATCAATGAGAGCTTGGGAGATGGTAGACTGGAAGATATTAACCCAAAGCTTTTGCGGCACTTTGCATTTGGTTCCAGAGCAGTATTGAACCCCATGGCTGCAATGTTTGGTGGTATTGTTGGACAGGAGGTTGTGAAGGCATGCTCTGGAAAGTTTCACCCTCTTTATCAG TTCTTCTACTTTGACTCTGTTGAGTCACTCCCTACTGAGCCATTGGATTCCAGTGATTTCAGACCATTGAATAGCCGTTATGATGCCCAAATTTCCGTGTTTGGTTCCAAGCTCCAGAAGAAACTGGAGGATGCTAAAGTGTTCATTGTAGGATCTGGTGCACTAGGCTGTGAATTCTTGAAGAATGTTGCTCTAATGGGGGTTTCATGTGGCAACAATGGGAAGCTAACAATTACTGACGATGATGTCATTGAGAAGAGTAACCTAAGTAGGCAGTTCCTTTTCCGTGATTGGAACATTGGGCAAGCCAAGTCCACTGTTGCTGCTTCTGTTGCTGCATCAATGAATACTCATCTCAATATTGAAGCCTTGCAGAACCGTGTGGGTCCTGAGACTGAGAATGTATTTGATGATGCATTCTGGGAGAATTTGAGCATTGTCATCAATGCATTAGACAATGTCAATGCCCGGCTATATGTTGATCAAAGGTGCTTATATTTCCAGAAACCACTCCTTGAGTCAGGGACCCTCGGTGCCAAATGCAACACTCAGATGGTTATACCCCACCTCACAGAAAACTATGGTGCCTCAAGAGATCCACCAGAGAAGCAAGCGCCCATGTGCACAGTGCATTCATTCCCACACAACATTGATCATTGCTTGACATGGGCTCGATCTGAGTTTGAGGGTTTGCTTGAGAAAACACCAGCTGAAGTTAATGCATTTCTGTCCAATCCTAGTGAATATGCATCTGCAATGAGGAATGCTGGAGATGCCCAGGCAAGGGATAACTTGGAACGTGTGCTCGAGTGCCTGGACAGGGAAAGATGTGAAACATTCCAGGACTGCATCACATGGGCCCGCCTAAA GTTTGAAGATTATTTTGCTAATCGCGTGAAGCAGTTAATTTTTACTTTTCCTGAAGATGCTGCAACCAGTACTGGGGCTCCATTTTGGTCGGCCCCCAAGCGATTTCCTCATTCACTGCAGTTCTCAGCAGCTGATCTAGGTCACCTCCATTTTGTCATGGCAGCATCCATACTGCGGGCAGAGACATTTGGCATCCCAGTGCCGGATTGGGCCAAGCATCCCAAGAAATTGGCTGAAGCTGTTGAAAAAGTGATGGTACCAGAATTTCAGCCAAAGAAAGGTGTGAAAATTGTGACAGATGAGAAAGCTACTAGCCTCTCTACCGCATCTGTAGATGATGCTGCAGTCATTAATGACCTAATTAGCAAGATAGAGCTGTCCCGGTCGAGTCTGACTCCAGGGTTCAGAATGAAACCAATTCAGTTTGAGAAG GACGATGATACAAACTTCCACATGGACCTAATAGCAGGGTTTGCCAACATGAGGGCGAGGAACTACAGCATTCCGGAGGTCGACAAACTGAAAGCCAAGTTTATAGCTGGGCGGATCATTCCGGCAATTGCAACCTCCACGGCAATGGCTACTGGCCTCGTGTGCCTGGAACTGTACAAGGTTCTAGATGGAGGGCACAAGCTCGAGGACTACCGGAACACTTTTGCCAACCTCGCACTCCCTCTCTTTTCTATGGCCGAGCCAGTCCCACCAAAGGTCTTCAAGCACCGAGACATGAGCTGGACCGTTTGGGACAGGTGGATTCTCAAAGACAACCCTACTCTGAGGGAACTCATCCAGTGGCTCAAGGACAAGGGGCTAAACGCATATAGCATCTCATGTGGAAGTTGCCTGCTTTACAATAGTATGTTCCCCCGGCACCGAGAGAGGATGGATAGAAAGGTCGTGGATCTGGCGAGGGATGTGGCCAAGGTGGAATTGCCACCATATCGTCGGCACTTGGATGTTGTAGTGGCATGTGAGGATGATGAAGATAATGATATTGACATCCCACTGGTATCCATTTATTTCCGCTAG
- the LOC131148545 gene encoding ubiquitin-activating enzyme E1 1 isoform X3, whose product MALDDGNPQDIDEDLHSRQLAVYGRETMRRLFASNVLISGMQGLGAEIAKNLVLAGVKSVTLHDEGSVELWDLSSNFIFSENDIGKNRALASVQKLQELNNAVVISTLTTKLTIEQLSDFQAVVFTDISFEKAIEFNDYCRSHKPPISFIKAEVRGLFGSIFCDFGPQFTVFDVDGEEPHTGIIASISNDNPALVSCVDDERLEFQDGDLVVFSEVHGMTELNDGKPRKIKSARPYSFTLEEDTTNFGTYIKGGIVTQVKQPKVLNFKPLKEALSDPGDFLLSDFSKFDRPPLLHLAFQALDKFVSEVGHFPVGGSEEDAQKLISIASDINESLGDGRLEDINPKLLRHFAFGSRAVLNPMAAMFGGIVGQEVVKACSGKFHPLYQFFYFDSVESLPTEPLDSSDFRPLNSRYDAQISVFGSKLQKKLEDAKVFIVGSGALGCEFLKNVALMGVSCGNNGKLTITDDDVIEKSNLSRQFLFRDWNIGQAKSTVAASVAASMNTHLNIEALQNRVGPETENVFDDAFWENLSIVINALDNVNARLYVDQRCLYFQKPLLESGTLGAKCNTQMVIPHLTENYGASRDPPEKQAPMCTVHSFPHNIDHCLTWARSEFEGLLEKTPAEVNAFLSNPSEYASAMRNAGDAQARDNLERVLECLDRERCETFQDCITWARLKFEDYFANRVKQLIFTFPEDAATSTGAPFWSAPKRFPHSLQFSAADLGHLHFVMAASILRAETFGIPVPDWAKHPKKLAEAVEKVMVPEFQPKKGVKIVTDEKATSLSTASVDDAAVINDLISKIELSRSSLTPGFRMKPIQFEKDDDTNFHMDLIAGFANMRARNYSIPEVDKLKAKFIAGRIIPAIATSTAMATGLVCLELYKVLDGGHKLEDYRNTFANLALPLFSMAEPVPPKVFKHRDMSWTVWDRWILKDNPTLRELIQWLKDKGLNAYSISCGSCLLYNSMFPRHRERMDRKVVDLARDVAKVELPPYRRHLDVVVACEDDEDNDIDIPLVSIYFR is encoded by the exons ATGGCCTTGGACGACGGTAATCCGCAGGACATTGACGAGGATCTGCACAGCCGCCAGCTCGCTGTGTACGGCCGTGAGACGATGCGACGGCTCTTTGCCTCCAACGTCCTCATCTCGGGGATGCAGGGACTTGGTGCTGAAatcg CAAAGAATCTTGTTCTTGCTGGTGTCAAATCTGTGACCCTGCATGATGAGGGTTCGGTTGAATTGTGGGACCTGTCCAGCAATTTCATTTTTTCTGAAAATGATATTGGGAAGAACAGGGCACTTGCTTCTGTTCAGAAGCTGCAAGAACTCAACAATGCTGTGGTCATTTCTACCTTAACAACAAAGTTAACGATAGAACAACTTTCTGATTTTCAG GCTGTTGTGTTTACTGACATCAGTTTTGAGAAGGCCATTGAGTTCAATGATTATTGCCGTAGTCACAAGCCTCCTATCTCTTTCATCAAGGCTGAAGTTAGAGGTCTTTTTGGTAGTATATTTTGTGATTTCGGTCCTCAGTTTACTGTTTTTGATGTTGATGGAGAGGAACCGCACACGGGTATAATTGCATCTATCAGCAATGACAATCCTGCACTAGTGTCATGTGTTGATGATGAAAGGCTCGAGTTTCAGGATGGGGATCTTGTTGTGTTTTCTGAAGTTCATGGAATGACAGAATTAAATGATGGAAAACCAAGAAAGATTAAAAGTGCAAGGCCTTACTCGTTCACCCTTGAGGAGGACACTACAAATTTTGGTACCTACATTAAAGGGGGAATTGTCACACAGGTGAAACAGCCCAAGGTTTTGAACTTTAAGCCATTGAAAGAAGCACTCAGTGATCCTGGAGATTTTCTTCTGAGTGATTTCTCTAAATTTGATCGTCCACCTCTCTTACACTTGGCATTCCAAGCGCTGGATAAGTTTGTATCTGAGGTGGGACACTTTCCTGTTGGTGGTTCAGAAGAGGATGCTCAGAAGCTGATATCTATTGCCAGTGACATCAATGAGAGCTTGGGAGATGGTAGACTGGAAGATATTAACCCAAAGCTTTTGCGGCACTTTGCATTTGGTTCCAGAGCAGTATTGAACCCCATGGCTGCAATGTTTGGTGGTATTGTTGGACAGGAGGTTGTGAAGGCATGCTCTGGAAAGTTTCACCCTCTTTATCAG TTCTTCTACTTTGACTCTGTTGAGTCACTCCCTACTGAGCCATTGGATTCCAGTGATTTCAGACCATTGAATAGCCGTTATGATGCCCAAATTTCCGTGTTTGGTTCCAAGCTCCAGAAGAAACTGGAGGATGCTAAAGTGTTCATTGTAGGATCTGGTGCACTAGGCTGTGAATTCTTGAAGAATGTTGCTCTAATGGGGGTTTCATGTGGCAACAATGGGAAGCTAACAATTACTGACGATGATGTCATTGAGAAGAGTAACCTAAGTAGGCAGTTCCTTTTCCGTGATTGGAACATTGGGCAAGCCAAGTCCACTGTTGCTGCTTCTGTTGCTGCATCAATGAATACTCATCTCAATATTGAAGCCTTGCAGAACCGTGTGGGTCCTGAGACTGAGAATGTATTTGATGATGCATTCTGGGAGAATTTGAGCATTGTCATCAATGCATTAGACAATGTCAATGCCCGGCTATATGTTGATCAAAGGTGCTTATATTTCCAGAAACCACTCCTTGAGTCAGGGACCCTCGGTGCCAAATGCAACACTCAGATGGTTATACCCCACCTCACAGAAAACTATGGTGCCTCAAGAGATCCACCAGAGAAGCAAGCGCCCATGTGCACAGTGCATTCATTCCCACACAACATTGATCATTGCTTGACATGGGCTCGATCTGAGTTTGAGGGTTTGCTTGAGAAAACACCAGCTGAAGTTAATGCATTTCTGTCCAATCCTAGTGAATATGCATCTGCAATGAGGAATGCTGGAGATGCCCAGGCAAGGGATAACTTGGAACGTGTGCTCGAGTGCCTGGACAGGGAAAGATGTGAAACATTCCAGGACTGCATCACATGGGCCCGCCTAAA GTTTGAAGATTATTTTGCTAATCGCGTGAAGCAGTTAATTTTTACTTTTCCTGAAGATGCTGCAACCAGTACTGGGGCTCCATTTTGGTCGGCCCCCAAGCGATTTCCTCATTCACTGCAGTTCTCAGCAGCTGATCTAGGTCACCTCCATTTTGTCATGGCAGCATCCATACTGCGGGCAGAGACATTTGGCATCCCAGTGCCGGATTGGGCCAAGCATCCCAAGAAATTGGCTGAAGCTGTTGAAAAAGTGATGGTACCAGAATTTCAGCCAAAGAAAGGTGTGAAAATTGTGACAGATGAGAAAGCTACTAGCCTCTCTACCGCATCTGTAGATGATGCTGCAGTCATTAATGACCTAATTAGCAAGATAGAGCTGTCCCGGTCGAGTCTGACTCCAGGGTTCAGAATGAAACCAATTCAGTTTGAGAAG GACGATGATACAAACTTCCACATGGACCTAATAGCAGGGTTTGCCAACATGAGGGCGAGGAACTACAGCATTCCGGAGGTCGACAAACTGAAAGCCAAGTTTATAGCTGGGCGGATCATTCCGGCAATTGCAACCTCCACGGCAATGGCTACTGGCCTCGTGTGCCTGGAACTGTACAAGGTTCTAGATGGAGGGCACAAGCTCGAGGACTACCGGAACACTTTTGCCAACCTCGCACTCCCTCTCTTTTCTATGGCCGAGCCAGTCCCACCAAAGGTCTTCAAGCACCGAGACATGAGCTGGACCGTTTGGGACAGGTGGATTCTCAAAGACAACCCTACTCTGAGGGAACTCATCCAGTGGCTCAAGGACAAGGGGCTAAACGCATATAGCATCTCATGTGGAAGTTGCCTGCTTTACAATAGTATGTTCCCCCGGCACCGAGAGAGGATGGATAGAAAGGTCGTGGATCTGGCGAGGGATGTGGCCAAGGTGGAATTGCCACCATATCGTCGGCACTTGGATGTTGTAGTGGCATGTGAGGATGATGAAGATAATGATATTGACATCCCACTGGTATCCATTTATTTCCGCTAG